One Hemibagrus wyckioides isolate EC202008001 linkage group LG07, SWU_Hwy_1.0, whole genome shotgun sequence DNA segment encodes these proteins:
- the ggh gene encoding gamma-glutamyl hydrolase, protein MKLICLTFVSLFFQIISFAVVTEGHQINDFPIIGVLAQEVYSPKPGENAYIAASYVKYLESAGARVVPVMINRTEEEYTKLFKSINGIHFPGGGVSMFSSGYAKAAGIFYNLALEANSKGDYFPVWGTCLGFEQLTLLTSGKFLLSKTNTSGVALPLKFTNESKDSRMFKDFPEDLITSLANEPLTENSHQWSITTESFTGNEKLKNFYRILSTNADGQTEFVSTVEAYDFPIYATQWHPEKNAFEWTHTYIPHSTAAIRTTFYMAQFFVNEARKSLHKFPSQKEEQNALIYNFQPTYTGSKSSFEQTYYFD, encoded by the exons ATGAAGCTCATCTGCCTGACGTTTGTCTCACTCTTCTTCCAAATCATTTCCTTTGCTGTCGTTACAGAAGGACACCAGATAAATGACTTCCCCATAATAG GTGTTCTAGCGCAGGAAGTGTACAGTCCTAAACCCGGGGAAAATGCCTACATTGCGGCGTCCTATGTCAAGTACCTGGAGTCTGCGGGCGCACGAGTCGTCCCCGTGAT GATTAATAGGACTGAAGAAGAATACACCAAACtttttaaatctataaatgG AATCCACTTTCCTGGTGGAGGTGTCAGCATGTTTTCCTCTGGTTATGCCAAAGCAGCAGGAATATTCTACAATCTTGCTCTGGAG GCAAATTCAAAAGGAGACTATTTTCCTGTCTGGGGAACATGCTTGGGATTTGAGCAGCTCACACTGCTGACTAGTGGAAAGTTTCTGCTGTCCAAAACTAATACCAGTGGTGTTGCTCTACCACTCAAATTCACCAATG AATCAAAGGACAGCCGAATGTTTAAAGACTTCCCAGAGGACCTGATAACATCACTGGCAAATGAACCACTCACAGAGAACTCTCATCAGTGGAGTATCACTACTGAG AGCTTCACTGGGAACGAGAAGCTGAAAAATTTTTACCGAATTCTGAGTACAAACGCAGACGGACAAACGGAGTTCGTGTCCACAGTGGAAG CGTATGATTTCCCAATTTATGCAACCCAGTGGCACCCAGAGAAAAATGCATTCGAGTGGACTCATACGTACATCCCTCACTCGACCGCTGCTATCAGAACCACTTTCTACATGGCCCAGTTTTTTGTCAATGAAG CAAGAAAAAGTCTTCATAAATTTCCCAGCCAAAAAGAGGAACAGAATGCTTTAATCTATAACTTCCAGCCCACCTACACTGGAAGCAAGTCTTCTTTTGAACAGACATATTATTTTGATTAG